The sequence below is a genomic window from Deltaproteobacteria bacterium.
AGACGGTGTGGCGGCGCTTCGGCGTGCCGCGCGCCATCGACCTCGGCGACGCGATGTTCTATCTGGCGGTGCTGCTGGCGCAGCGCGCGCCGGTGAGCGCCGGGTCGCGGGAGGCGCTGGCCCGGAGACTCCTGCTGGAGACCCTGAAGGTCATCGACGGACAGGAGCAGGAATTCGCCTTGCACGCCGATCCGCGGCCGACCATGGACCGGTACTTCGCCATGGTCGAAGCCAAGACCGCGCGCCTGTTCGTTCTGGCCATGGCGGGCGCCGCCGAGTTGCTCGGCCAGGGTGGCCGCGTCATCGAGGGTCTGACGGAGGCGGCGCGCCAGCTCGGCATCCTGTTCCAGGTGCAGGACGACGTGCTGGACCTCTACGGGGACAAGGGCCGGAGCGAGCGCGGCAGCGACATCGCCGAGGGCAAGCGCAGCGTCCTGGCCGTCCATGCCCTGGAGAACGCGGCGCCGGACGACGCCCGGTGGCTGCGCGAGGCGCTCGACAAGGACCGGAAGGCCACGTCCTCGGCGGACGTGGACCGGGCCGCCGAGCTGTTCGACCGCCTCGGGTCGCTGGCCTTCGCCGTTCGCGAAATGCGCGCGCGCCAGCAAGCGGCGGTGGACGCGGTGGCGGCGCTGGGGCGGCCGCGGCTTTCGACCATGGTGGAGGGAATGTCCGAAACGGTGCTGGAACCCATCCGCGGTCTCGTATGACGCGCGGCCGGAGGAGTTCAAGGAGTCACGCTCATGAAGATGTTTCTTGCCGGAGAGTGGGTCGATCGCCCGAGGATGCAGGAGGTCGGCAACCCGTATGATGATTCCGTCATCGACAGCGTGCCCAAGGCCGGACGCGACGACGTGGACCGGGCGCTGGCCTTCGCCGAGCGCGGTGCCGCCGTCATGGCACGCATGACCGCGTACGAGCGCTGGAAGGTGCTCACCCGGGCGGCGGCCCTGATGGCGGAGCGGGTGGACGAGCTGGGTACGCTCATTTCCGCGGAGGAAGGCAAGATCCTGGCGGAAGGCAAGGGCGAGGTGCGCCGCGCGGTGGAGACCATGACCGCTTCGGCCGAGGAGGCCAAACGGATTCACGGCGAGACCGTGCCGCTGGACGCGGACCCCTCGGGCGCGGGCAAGCTGGCGTTCACGCTGCGCGTCCCGTGCGGCGTGGTGGTGGCCATCGGCCCCTTCAACTTCCCGCTCAACCTGTTGTGCCACAAGGTCGGCCCGGCCATCGCCGCGGGCAACGCGGTGGTCATCAAGCCGGCTTCGGATACGCCGCTGTCGGGGCTCAAGCTGACCGAGATCCTGCTCGAGGCCGGGTTGCCGCCCGAGGGCGTCCAGTGCCTCACCGGCTCCGGCGGCGAGATCGGCGATCCGCTGGTGGCGGACCCGCGCGTGCGCAAGATCACGTTCACCGGCAGCCGCGAGGTGGGCGAGAACATCTGTCGCGTGGCGGGGATCAAGAAAGTCACCATGGAGCTGGGCTCCAACTGCCCGCTCATCGTGATGCCGGACGCGGACCTGGACAAGGTGGCCGCGGCGGTGGCTGCGACGGGTTACGCCAACGCCGGCCAGGTGTGCATCTCCACTCAGCGCGTGCTCACCGACCGGCGCGTCTACGGCGACTTCCTCGGCGTGCTGGCGCCGAAGGTCGAGGCCTTGGCCGTCGGCAGCCAGCTCGACACCGCCACGCAGGTGGGTCCCATGATCAAGGAAGCCGAAGCCGCGAGGGTGGAGGAATGGGTCAACGAGGCCGTGGGCGAGGGTGCCCGCGTGCTGGCGGGGGGCTCGCGCAACGGCGCGGTGTACGCGCCCACGGTGGTGGCCGACGTTTCCCGCGACATGCGGCTCTCGCGTGACGAGCTCTTTGGGCCGGCTGTCGCGGTGACGCCTTTCGCGTCCATCGACGAAGCCATCGAATTGGCCAACGATACCGTCTTCGGCCTTTCAGCGGGAATCTTCACCCAGAACATCGACTGGGCCATGCGCTTCGCCCGCGAGGTGGAGTCCGGCAACCTGCATGTCAACTGGGGGCCCCAGTGGCGCGCCGACGTGATGCCCTACGGCGGCCTCAAGGAGTCGGGTTTCGGCAAGGAAGGGCCGCGCTACGCCGTCGAGGAGATGACCGAGCTCAAGACGGTGGTCTTCCACCTGTAGGGGCGGCAGGGCCGGGCCGTGGGGAGGCTGCCGTAGACATGCGAGCGGACGGACGCGGACAGGAGGAGCTGCGCGCGATCAACATCACGCCGGGCTTCATCAAGCACGCCGACGGCTCGGCGTTGATCGAGATGGGCGATACGCGGGTCATCTGCACCGCCGCCCTGGAGGACCGCGTGCCGCCCTTCCTGCGCAAGACCGGCAGGGGCTGGATCACGGCGGAATACGGCATGCTGCCGTCGTCGTCGCCCGTGCGCATTCCGCGGGAGGCTTCGCGCGTGGGCGGCCGCACCCACGAGATCCAGCGGCTCATCGGCCGCAGCCTGCGCTCCGTGGCGGACCTGGGCTGCCTGGGCGAGCGCACGGTGTGGCTCGACTGCGACGTCATCCAGGCCGACGGCGGCACGCGCACGGCCTCCGTCACCGGCGCCTACGTGGCCCTGGCGTGCGCCCTCCGGGGCTGGACGGCGCGCAAAACCGTCCCCGAGCGCCTGCTCAAGGACAGCGTGGCCGCGGTCAGCGTCGGGGTGGTCGACGGGGAGGCGGTGCTGGACCTGAACGCGGCGGAAGACAACGGCGCCGAGGTGGACATGAACTTCGTGATGACCGGGTCGGGGAAGTTCGTGGAGGTGCAGGGGACGGCCGAGAAACAGCCCTTCAGCGCGGAGCAGCTCAACCGTTTGATCGGCCTGGCGCGGACCGGCATCGGACGCATCCTCGAAATGCAGCAGCGCGTGCTCCAGGAGTGGCGCGCGCCGTCGTAAGCGCGTCGGGACGGATTATCCACGGGCTTGATATCGCCGCGCCATGAGGTAGAATCAAGGATTCGTGACGGGGCGTGGCGCAGTCAGGTAGCGCACCTGCCTTGGGAGCAGGGGGTCGGCCGTTCAAATCGGCTCGCCCCGACCATGCGCGCCAGTAGCTCAGGTGGATAGAGCAACGGCCTTCTAAGCCGTGGGTCAGGGGTTCGAGTCCCTTCTGGCGCGCCATCAATCGGTGTCGGAAGCAGGTTGCGTTCTGGTGAGTGTAGCTCAATTGGTTAGAGCACTGGACTGTGGCTCCAGGGGTTGAGGGTTCAAGTCCCTTCACTCACCCCAACTTTCACTCACCCTCAATCGTGTGCGGGCCGCTAGCTCAGTTGGTAGAGCAGCTGACTCTTAATCAGTTGGTCCGGGGTTCGAATCCCTGGCGGCCCACTCTTCCCTCCCCACAAGGCCTCCGGGCCTGCCGACCTCTTGGCGTGCCTCCGCCGGCTCGTGTGCGGGCGGTCCGATCTTGACTTGCGGTTTGCGGGGTTGTTACACAGAAAACCGGTCTCCGGGGATTCCTTCCGCGGGCTTCGTGAGACGGGTGGTTGACGCGCCACGCCGGACACACGACCCCAGCGAATGCGCTGTGCGAGAGTGGCGGAACTGGTAGACGCACTAGATTTAGGATCTAGCGGGCAACCGTGGGGGTTCGAGTCCCCCCTCTCGCACCAGGGTGGGAACGGCCCGCGCCCCCGCTGTGAAGCGCACGCGAGGGAACCGTCAGGGACATGAAACATGGCAGAAGCCCATACAGGCATGAAGTGTGACATCGAGGTCTTGACGCCCACGCAGCGAAAGCTGCGCGTGGAGGTCCCGGCGGATCGTGTGGCCAAGACGTTCTCCCGCATCTACCGTGAGTTCGGGCGCCGCGCGAAGGTGCGCGGGTTTCGCGCGGGCAAGGTGCCGCAACAGGTCCTGCGCGGGCTGTACGGCGCCGACATCCAGGCGCAGGCGCTGTCCGAGATCGTCGAGGCCTCGCTCGGCGAGGCGGTGAAGGAACAGGGCCTCGATCCCGTCGCGGAGCCGCGGCTCGACGCCGGCGACCTGTCCGAGGCGCAGCCGTTCACGTTCTCCGCCGTGATGGAGGTGAGGCCGGACATCGAGTTGGGAAACTATCGCGGCATTGCGCTCAACCGGCCGCGCGTCGACGTGGACGACGAGCAGGTGGAACGGACGCTGGAGGCCTTTCGGGAGCGCCATGCCCAACTCGAGCCCGTGGAGGAACGGGAGCAGGTGGAGGACGGGGACTACGTGTTCATCGACTTCGCCGGCACGGTGGACGGCGAGGCGTTTCCCGGCGGCTCGGCGGAGAACTTCGCGGTGGACATCGGCGCGGGCAAGGCCTTGCCCGAGTTCGAGCGTGGACTGGTTGGGATGAAGAAGGGCGTGCCGGGGACCCTCGTGGTGGACTTCCCGGCGGATTCAGCCGACTCCGGGCTGGCGGGGCGGAAAGCGGAGTTCACGGTGACGGTGCGCGACATCCGGCGCAAGGATCTGCCGCCGCTGGACGACGACTTCGCCCAGGACTATGGCGAGTGCGAGTCCCTGGAGGAGTTGCGCGACAAGGTGCGCGCGCAGTTGCAGGACGAGGTCGAGCGGTTTCAGAACACCCGGTTGCAGGACGAGATCGTGGAACATCTCCTGGACGCGCACTCGGTGGACACGCCCCCTTCCATGGTGGAGCGGGAGCTGTCGTATCTCGTGCGGCGGGCCGCGACCGAAAGGGAGCCGGCGGGGACGGATGCGCCCGCGCCCACCACGGAAGAGCTTCGGGAGGAGTTGACGCCCGCGGCTGAACGCCGGGTTCGGGCCTCCTTGCTCATCGATGAGATCGCCTCCGCCGAGGGTATCACGGTTTCCGAGGAGGAAGTCGACGGGCGCATCGACGCCGTGGCGCGGGCCGGTGGCGAGCGGGCAGCCTCGGTGCGCGAGCATTACCGTCAGGACTGGGCAAGGGCCACGCTCCAGTCCCAGATGGTTGCCGACAAGACGCTGGACTTCCTCCTGGAGCAGGCCGCGGTGACGGTGGTGGAGCCGTCGGATCCGTCGGAAACAACTTGATGGCGGTCCCGAAAGGGGCTAGAGTTGAAGCAGCATGAACTTCATTCCTTTCGTCGTTGAGCAGACGGGTCGCGGGGAGCGCGCCTACGACATTTACTCGCGTCTTCTCAAGGACCGCAT
It includes:
- the tig gene encoding trigger factor; the protein is MAEAHTGMKCDIEVLTPTQRKLRVEVPADRVAKTFSRIYREFGRRAKVRGFRAGKVPQQVLRGLYGADIQAQALSEIVEASLGEAVKEQGLDPVAEPRLDAGDLSEAQPFTFSAVMEVRPDIELGNYRGIALNRPRVDVDDEQVERTLEAFRERHAQLEPVEEREQVEDGDYVFIDFAGTVDGEAFPGGSAENFAVDIGAGKALPEFERGLVGMKKGVPGTLVVDFPADSADSGLAGRKAEFTVTVRDIRRKDLPPLDDDFAQDYGECESLEELRDKVRAQLQDEVERFQNTRLQDEIVEHLLDAHSVDTPPSMVERELSYLVRRAATEREPAGTDAPAPTTEELREELTPAAERRVRASLLIDEIASAEGITVSEEEVDGRIDAVARAGGERAASVREHYRQDWARATLQSQMVADKTLDFLLEQAAVTVVEPSDPSETT
- the rph gene encoding ribonuclease PH → MRADGRGQEELRAINITPGFIKHADGSALIEMGDTRVICTAALEDRVPPFLRKTGRGWITAEYGMLPSSSPVRIPREASRVGGRTHEIQRLIGRSLRSVADLGCLGERTVWLDCDVIQADGGTRTASVTGAYVALACALRGWTARKTVPERLLKDSVAAVSVGVVDGEAVLDLNAAEDNGAEVDMNFVMTGSGKFVEVQGTAEKQPFSAEQLNRLIGLARTGIGRILEMQQRVLQEWRAPS
- a CDS encoding polyprenyl synthetase family protein, whose product is MTRDDGQADAAYAGRAAATRTFTEHFERLRERYLPEVLVLLEDVVREAALTGSGLAEMCRYQFDTGGKRLRALLPLLVADCLEEDPAKTLAMGAACEMVHNATLVHDDVQDGDEARRGRETVWRRFGVPRAIDLGDAMFYLAVLLAQRAPVSAGSREALARRLLLETLKVIDGQEQEFALHADPRPTMDRYFAMVEAKTARLFVLAMAGAAELLGQGGRVIEGLTEAARQLGILFQVQDDVLDLYGDKGRSERGSDIAEGKRSVLAVHALENAAPDDARWLREALDKDRKATSSADVDRAAELFDRLGSLAFAVREMRARQQAAVDAVAALGRPRLSTMVEGMSETVLEPIRGLV
- a CDS encoding aldehyde dehydrogenase family protein codes for the protein MKMFLAGEWVDRPRMQEVGNPYDDSVIDSVPKAGRDDVDRALAFAERGAAVMARMTAYERWKVLTRAAALMAERVDELGTLISAEEGKILAEGKGEVRRAVETMTASAEEAKRIHGETVPLDADPSGAGKLAFTLRVPCGVVVAIGPFNFPLNLLCHKVGPAIAAGNAVVIKPASDTPLSGLKLTEILLEAGLPPEGVQCLTGSGGEIGDPLVADPRVRKITFTGSREVGENICRVAGIKKVTMELGSNCPLIVMPDADLDKVAAAVAATGYANAGQVCISTQRVLTDRRVYGDFLGVLAPKVEALAVGSQLDTATQVGPMIKEAEAARVEEWVNEAVGEGARVLAGGSRNGAVYAPTVVADVSRDMRLSRDELFGPAVAVTPFASIDEAIELANDTVFGLSAGIFTQNIDWAMRFAREVESGNLHVNWGPQWRADVMPYGGLKESGFGKEGPRYAVEEMTELKTVVFHL